In Halorientalis sp. LT38, a genomic segment contains:
- a CDS encoding cupin domain-containing protein — protein sequence MSDTDDATEPLIRRGDDIEYESVDAADGLAKGVLIGEAQGAPNLAIRRFTLAPGGEVPKHTNAIEHEQYVLQGEYTVGIREASETPLADGEAVDADEEYQVAAGDSLHIPAGAVHWYRNEGDAEGAFLCAVPTGDDEIRLVEE from the coding sequence ATGAGCGACACCGACGACGCAACGGAACCGCTGATCCGCCGCGGCGACGACATCGAGTACGAGTCGGTCGACGCGGCCGACGGTCTGGCGAAGGGCGTCCTCATCGGCGAGGCCCAGGGCGCGCCGAACCTCGCGATCCGCCGGTTCACGCTGGCCCCGGGCGGCGAAGTCCCGAAACACACGAACGCGATCGAACACGAACAGTACGTCCTCCAGGGCGAGTACACCGTCGGAATCAGGGAGGCGTCGGAGACGCCTCTGGCAGACGGCGAAGCCGTCGACGCCGACGAGGAGTACCAGGTCGCCGCGGGTGACTCGCTGCACATCCCCGCCGGCGCCGTCCACTGGTACCGCAACGAGGGCGACGCAGAGGGGGCCTTCCTCTGTGCCGTGCCGACGGGCGACGACGAGATTCGGCTGGTCGAGGAGTGA
- a CDS encoding type II toxin-antitoxin system VapC family toxin, with protein sequence MATERVLPDLNVLSIQLVEDHPGHSYVANELVPTLRGQNQLLMFGYLPLRVQWVLEDMGFATVEARNAVSSILQYPMEFVDVDGETIRTAYEISAEKNHDVYDCFYLALARESDADQLVTTDADFERLCETEPFEYVNPVPGEVLERFHEHGT encoded by the coding sequence ATGGCGACCGAGCGCGTGCTCCCGGACCTGAACGTACTCTCGATCCAGCTCGTCGAGGACCATCCCGGGCACTCGTACGTGGCGAACGAACTCGTCCCCACGCTTCGGGGACAGAACCAGTTGCTCATGTTCGGATACCTCCCGCTCCGGGTTCAGTGGGTCCTCGAGGACATGGGATTCGCGACGGTCGAGGCTCGGAACGCCGTCTCTTCGATACTCCAGTATCCGATGGAGTTCGTCGACGTCGACGGAGAGACGATCCGGACGGCCTACGAGATCAGTGCCGAGAAGAACCACGACGTGTACGACTGTTTCTATTTGGCACTCGCTCGCGAATCGGACGCCGATCAGCTGGTGACGACCGACGCGGACTTCGAGCGTTTGTGCGAGACCGAGCCCTTCGAGTACGTCAACCCGGTTCCAGGGGAGGTTCTCGAACGGTTCCACGAACACGGGACCTGA
- a CDS encoding AbrB/MazE/SpoVT family DNA-binding domain-containing protein — MSSNSPDESGETYGTAELNHRGRLTIPKSLRDELQLDDGTTFEVVREGGDIRLVRQLPDLETLTRGGEWGDETFRDAGEGTFGGR, encoded by the coding sequence ATGAGTTCAAACAGTCCTGACGAGAGCGGAGAGACGTACGGGACGGCCGAGTTGAATCACCGGGGCCGCCTGACGATACCCAAGTCGCTCCGGGACGAACTCCAGCTGGACGACGGAACGACGTTCGAGGTGGTCCGCGAAGGCGGGGACATTCGACTGGTCCGACAGTTGCCGGACCTGGAGACCCTGACTCGCGGTGGGGAATGGGGCGACGAGACGTTCCGCGACGCAGGCGAAGGGACGTTCGGTGGTCGCTGA
- a CDS encoding DEAD/DEAH box helicase codes for MSRQVAQVDTLFLHEDGDDYRVAVQRDGARLFQAVLELKETDAGPRPGRFRIKEGTSEEPRSPDEFVDIARRASRIRISQQTSHGARQRLLAMLDGYQLDAKVVRTCRFCANDGRYSPITSETAIETDDESICPDCAKEELDRQITMQGSMSSSARERLEELLLDVQDLDRITNLLEGRLDPDLTKFDEISATLDEVDPVRVDSLDLHPGIQSKLEGRFDELLPVQSLAVENEVLQGRDQLVVSATATGKTLIGEMAGLDRVLNGQGKMLFLVPLVALANQKHESFEERYGDIADVTIRVGASRINDDGNRFSPDADIIVGTYEGIDHALRTGKDLGDIGTVVIDEVHTLGEEERGHRLDGLISRLKHYTETGGSTKATRNARTGSARERNQSPDGTQYIYLSATVGNPGQLAEELRAQLIEFEERPVPIERHLTFADGREKLEIEDKLVKRAFDQESSKGYRGQTIVFTNSRRRCHEISRKLRYDSAPYHAGLDYKRRKTVERQFADQDLAAVVTTAALAAGVDFPASQVIFDSLAMGIEWLTVQEFEQMLGRAGRPDYHDQGTVYMLVEPDGVYHNSMEMTEDEVAFKLLKGDMEPVITRYDEGAAVEETLANVTVAGKAAKRLNDRMVGEVPTKHALGKLLEYEFIDGLEPTPLGRAVTRHFLAPDQAFLMLDGIRKGKEPGAIVADMELRETE; via the coding sequence GTGTCACGGCAGGTCGCGCAGGTGGATACGCTCTTCCTCCACGAGGACGGCGACGACTACCGGGTCGCCGTCCAGCGGGACGGCGCCCGGCTGTTCCAGGCCGTCCTCGAACTGAAGGAGACCGACGCTGGCCCACGGCCTGGTCGGTTCCGGATCAAGGAGGGCACGAGCGAGGAGCCGCGCAGCCCCGACGAGTTCGTCGACATCGCGCGGCGAGCCTCGCGCATCCGCATCTCACAGCAGACCTCACACGGCGCCCGACAGCGCCTCCTGGCGATGCTCGACGGCTACCAGCTCGACGCGAAGGTCGTCCGGACCTGCCGCTTCTGCGCCAACGACGGCCGCTACTCGCCGATCACGAGCGAGACGGCTATCGAGACCGACGACGAGTCGATCTGTCCCGACTGCGCCAAGGAGGAACTGGACCGCCAGATCACGATGCAGGGCTCGATGAGTTCGAGCGCCCGCGAGCGCCTCGAAGAGCTCCTGCTCGACGTCCAGGACCTCGACCGCATCACCAACCTGCTGGAGGGACGCCTCGACCCCGACCTGACGAAGTTCGACGAGATCAGTGCGACGCTCGACGAGGTCGACCCCGTTCGCGTGGACTCGCTGGACCTGCACCCGGGCATCCAGTCGAAACTCGAGGGCCGGTTCGACGAACTGCTGCCCGTCCAGAGCCTGGCGGTCGAGAACGAGGTCCTGCAGGGCCGCGATCAACTCGTGGTCAGCGCCACGGCCACAGGCAAAACGCTGATCGGCGAGATGGCCGGCCTCGACAGGGTACTCAACGGGCAAGGGAAGATGCTCTTCCTCGTTCCCCTGGTCGCGCTGGCCAACCAGAAACACGAGTCCTTCGAGGAACGCTACGGCGACATCGCGGACGTGACGATCCGGGTGGGCGCCAGCCGGATCAACGACGACGGCAACCGCTTCTCTCCCGACGCCGACATCATCGTCGGTACCTACGAAGGTATCGACCACGCGCTGCGGACCGGCAAGGACCTGGGCGACATCGGGACGGTCGTCATCGACGAGGTCCACACGCTGGGTGAGGAGGAGCGAGGCCACCGACTCGACGGGCTGATCTCGCGGCTCAAGCACTATACAGAGACCGGCGGGTCGACGAAGGCGACCCGGAACGCGCGAACGGGCAGCGCCCGTGAGCGAAACCAGAGCCCAGACGGCACCCAGTACATCTACCTCTCGGCGACGGTCGGCAATCCCGGGCAACTGGCCGAGGAGCTCCGGGCGCAGTTGATCGAGTTCGAGGAGCGACCGGTGCCGATCGAGCGCCACCTCACCTTCGCGGACGGCCGCGAGAAGCTCGAGATCGAGGACAAACTGGTCAAGCGGGCGTTCGACCAGGAGTCCTCGAAGGGGTATCGCGGGCAGACGATCGTCTTCACCAACTCCCGGCGGCGGTGTCACGAGATCTCCCGGAAGTTGCGGTACGACTCGGCCCCCTACCACGCCGGGCTGGACTACAAGCGCCGGAAGACGGTCGAACGACAGTTCGCCGACCAGGACCTCGCGGCGGTCGTGACGACGGCGGCGCTGGCGGCGGGCGTCGACTTCCCGGCCTCGCAGGTCATCTTCGACTCGCTGGCGATGGGCATCGAGTGGCTGACCGTCCAGGAGTTCGAGCAGATGCTCGGCCGGGCGGGCCGCCCGGACTACCACGACCAGGGGACGGTGTACATGCTGGTCGAACCCGACGGCGTCTACCACAACAGCATGGAGATGACCGAGGACGAGGTGGCGTTCAAGCTCCTCAAAGGCGACATGGAGCCGGTGATCACTCGCTACGACGAGGGCGCGGCCGTCGAGGAGACGCTGGCGAACGTCACCGTCGCTGGCAAAGCGGCCAAACGGCTCAACGACCGGATGGTCGGCGAGGTGCCGACCAAACACGCGCTGGGCAAACTCCTCGAATACGAGTTCATCGACGGCCTGGAACCCACGCCGCTGGGCCGGGCCGTGACGCGGCACTTCCTCGCGCCCGATCAGGCCTTCCTGATGCTCGACGGGATCCGGAAGGGGAAGGAGCCGGGCGCCATCGTCGCGGACATGGAGCTTCGCGAGACGGAGTGA
- a CDS encoding L-aspartate oxidase, with product MTTITPVETDASDVEHGEYEEVTVPVLVIGAGAAGARTAIALAEQGIDSLVVGKRDFGDAHTVWAAGGINAALGSLDPDDDWAIHAADTIDEGHYLNDPTAVETVTRAMPDRIRELDEWGTEFARTPDGKIDQRYFGAQSFRRTCFVGDRTGEAILDTLVERAQSLEIPYRENVMVTKLLSDGERAYGAVASDMDDGHEILFRASHVVLAAGGFSALWSRHSSRDDENTGDGPALALDAGASLLDVEFVQFHPTGMVADPEWDDDWNGRLVTEAVRGEGGRLYNAEGERFMERYSPDQMELDARDVVARAIQTEVDAGRGTADGGVYLDISHRDRSFIRERLPNMYERFQSLGVDLAEEPVEVAPTAHYTMGGVDIDFATGETAVDRLYAVGETTAGVHGANRLGGNSLAETVALGAIVGDHVATTYEPREVDPLPEHVRAIAEREFDRLAALAAADGDEDPDALIAELRALLWEHAGIRRDGPSLADGRTAVAALRERARHIGLAGDRSDRPFEYAVDLGFMLTLADAVLGAAARRTESRGAHYRTDYPDVDPDWRRNVLVTLGDGDEVRLSTRTVGAPSERVQRALDEGYELDYHHLE from the coding sequence ATGACTACTATCACACCGGTCGAGACCGACGCGTCCGACGTCGAACACGGAGAGTACGAGGAGGTCACGGTTCCGGTGCTGGTAATCGGGGCCGGCGCCGCGGGCGCCCGGACGGCCATCGCACTGGCCGAACAGGGGATCGACTCGCTCGTCGTCGGCAAGCGTGACTTCGGTGACGCACACACGGTCTGGGCCGCCGGTGGGATCAACGCCGCGCTCGGGAGCCTCGACCCGGACGACGACTGGGCGATCCACGCGGCCGACACCATCGACGAGGGGCACTACCTCAACGACCCGACGGCCGTCGAGACGGTGACGCGGGCGATGCCGGATCGCATCCGCGAACTCGACGAGTGGGGCACCGAGTTCGCCCGGACGCCCGACGGGAAGATCGACCAGCGCTACTTCGGGGCCCAGTCGTTCCGGCGGACCTGCTTCGTCGGCGATCGAACGGGGGAGGCCATCCTCGACACGCTGGTCGAGCGAGCGCAGTCGCTGGAGATTCCCTATCGGGAGAACGTCATGGTCACGAAACTCCTGTCGGACGGCGAGCGCGCCTACGGCGCAGTCGCCTCCGACATGGACGACGGCCACGAGATTCTGTTCCGGGCGAGTCACGTCGTCCTGGCCGCCGGCGGGTTCTCGGCGCTGTGGTCGCGCCACTCCTCCCGCGACGACGAGAACACCGGCGACGGGCCCGCCCTGGCCCTCGACGCCGGCGCGAGCCTGCTCGACGTGGAGTTCGTCCAGTTCCACCCCACCGGCATGGTCGCCGATCCCGAGTGGGACGACGACTGGAACGGCCGCCTCGTGACGGAAGCGGTCCGCGGCGAGGGCGGCCGCCTCTACAACGCGGAAGGAGAGCGGTTCATGGAGCGGTACTCGCCGGATCAGATGGAACTCGACGCCCGCGACGTGGTGGCCCGCGCCATCCAGACGGAGGTCGACGCCGGTCGCGGGACGGCCGACGGCGGCGTCTACCTCGACATCAGCCACCGCGACCGATCGTTCATCCGGGAACGACTCCCCAACATGTACGAGCGGTTCCAGTCGCTGGGCGTCGACCTGGCCGAGGAGCCGGTCGAGGTCGCCCCGACGGCCCACTACACCATGGGCGGCGTCGACATCGACTTCGCGACCGGCGAGACGGCCGTCGACCGGCTGTACGCAGTGGGCGAGACCACCGCCGGCGTCCACGGCGCCAACCGGCTCGGCGGCAACTCGCTTGCCGAGACCGTCGCGCTAGGGGCGATCGTCGGCGATCACGTCGCCACCACGTACGAACCACGTGAGGTCGACCCGCTCCCCGAGCACGTCCGCGCGATCGCCGAACGCGAGTTCGACCGCCTGGCCGCGCTCGCCGCCGCCGACGGCGACGAAGACCCCGACGCGCTGATAGCGGAACTGCGCGCGTTGCTCTGGGAGCACGCCGGTATCCGCCGGGACGGCCCGTCGCTCGCCGACGGTCGGACGGCAGTGGCCGCCCTGCGCGAGCGTGCCCGCCACATCGGCCTCGCCGGCGACCGCAGCGATCGGCCGTTCGAGTACGCCGTCGACCTGGGCTTCATGCTCACGCTCGCCGACGCGGTTCTGGGAGCCGCCGCCCGCCGGACGGAATCGCGGGGCGCGCACTACCGGACCGACTACCCGGACGTCGATCCGGACTGGCGGAGGAACGTCCTCGTGACGCTCGGGGACGGTGACGAGGTCAGACTGTCGACCCGGACCGTCGGAGCGCCCAGTGAACGAGTGCAGCGGGCGCTCGACGAAGGGTACGAACTCGACTACCACCACCTCGAGTGA
- a CDS encoding SLC13 family permease encodes MVFVFALILVALVLFATEPVPIDITAIGVMVALLLVEPLSALAADVGLLAEPLVVLSDPERGITAVDRGISGFANPATITVLAMFILSAGVQRTGIIQIVGRKIAGVTRDSESRQLGATIGFVSPISGFINNTAAVAILLPMVTDLAHEGNTSPSKLLLPLSYASMFGGMLTLIGTSTNILASDIAGRLAVQYPTLDLRSFTMFEFTQLGLVLTIVGAAYLLTVGRWLTPARIKPNEDLTEEFEMGEYLTEVIVREDSPAVGQTVREAMATFDFDVDLIQLIRDDEVFLEPLGQKTIRPGDVFAIRTDRDTLVEVSDAEGFDLLPQVEVDDAELEAANERTNLVEVVVAPGAGLVGETLVSSEFRQQFDATVLALRRGGEVFRKRMDHVKLRVGDTLLVQGSPESLNRLHRNRDFIVAAEVERPDFRQSKIPIALGIVVGVVTLAAVDVLPIVTAALAGSLGMVLTGCLRPTEVYESVQWDVIFLLAGVIPLGIAMEQTGGADLIADLVVLASGSLPIIAVLGLMYVVTALLTNVISNNASVVLMVPVAVTVAQELGASAFSFVLAVTFAASTAFMTPVGYQTNLFVYGPGGYRFTDYIRVGGPLQLLFAVATTLGIAFFFGV; translated from the coding sequence ATGGTGTTCGTCTTCGCGCTGATCCTCGTCGCGCTCGTGCTGTTCGCGACGGAGCCGGTGCCCATCGACATCACGGCCATCGGCGTGATGGTGGCGCTGTTGCTCGTCGAACCCCTCTCGGCGCTGGCCGCGGACGTCGGCCTGCTCGCCGAGCCGCTCGTGGTCCTCAGCGACCCCGAACGGGGCATCACGGCGGTCGACCGCGGCATCTCCGGCTTCGCGAACCCGGCGACGATCACCGTCCTCGCGATGTTCATCCTGAGCGCCGGGGTCCAGCGTACCGGAATCATCCAGATCGTCGGCCGGAAGATCGCGGGGGTCACCCGGGACAGCGAGTCCCGCCAGCTGGGCGCGACCATCGGTTTCGTCAGCCCGATCTCGGGCTTCATCAACAACACCGCCGCGGTCGCGATCCTGTTGCCGATGGTCACCGATCTCGCCCACGAGGGCAACACCTCTCCCTCGAAGCTCCTCCTGCCGCTCTCCTACGCCTCGATGTTCGGCGGCATGCTGACCCTGATCGGGACGTCGACGAACATCCTCGCCTCCGACATCGCCGGCCGCCTCGCGGTGCAGTACCCGACGCTGGACCTCCGCTCGTTCACGATGTTCGAGTTCACGCAACTGGGGCTCGTGCTGACGATCGTCGGCGCGGCCTACCTGCTCACCGTCGGGCGGTGGCTCACGCCCGCGCGGATCAAACCCAACGAGGACCTCACCGAGGAGTTCGAGATGGGCGAGTACCTGACGGAGGTGATCGTCCGCGAGGACTCGCCGGCGGTCGGCCAGACCGTGCGCGAGGCCATGGCGACCTTCGACTTCGACGTCGACCTGATCCAGTTGATCCGCGACGACGAGGTCTTCCTCGAACCGCTCGGCCAGAAGACGATCCGGCCCGGCGACGTGTTCGCGATCCGCACCGACCGCGACACCCTCGTCGAGGTGAGCGACGCCGAGGGGTTCGACCTCCTGCCCCAGGTGGAGGTCGACGACGCGGAACTGGAGGCCGCCAACGAACGGACGAACCTCGTCGAGGTCGTCGTCGCGCCCGGCGCGGGGCTGGTCGGCGAGACGCTCGTCAGTTCGGAGTTTCGCCAGCAGTTCGACGCGACCGTCCTCGCGCTCCGCCGCGGCGGCGAGGTGTTCCGCAAGCGCATGGACCACGTCAAGCTCCGGGTCGGTGACACCCTGCTCGTCCAGGGGTCCCCCGAGTCGCTGAACCGACTGCACCGGAACCGCGACTTCATCGTCGCCGCCGAGGTCGAACGCCCCGACTTCCGGCAGTCGAAGATCCCGATCGCGCTGGGGATCGTCGTCGGCGTCGTCACGCTCGCGGCCGTCGACGTGCTCCCCATCGTCACCGCGGCGCTCGCCGGCTCGCTCGGGATGGTCCTGACCGGCTGTCTGCGCCCGACGGAGGTCTACGAGTCCGTCCAGTGGGACGTCATCTTCCTGCTCGCCGGCGTCATCCCACTCGGGATCGCCATGGAGCAGACCGGCGGCGCCGACCTGATCGCCGACCTCGTCGTGCTCGCCTCGGGCTCGCTGCCGATCATCGCGGTGCTGGGCCTGATGTACGTCGTGACCGCCCTGCTGACCAACGTCATCAGCAACAACGCCAGCGTCGTGCTCATGGTCCCCGTCGCCGTGACCGTCGCCCAGGAACTGGGCGCCTCGGCGTTCTCCTTCGTGCTGGCCGTGACCTTCGCCGCCTCGACGGCCTTCATGACGCCCGTCGGCTACCAGACCAACCTCTTCGTCTACGGCCCCGGCGGCTACCGCTTCACCGACTACAT